One Chitinophaga sp. H8 DNA window includes the following coding sequences:
- a CDS encoding helix-turn-helix domain-containing protein: MQSRLIHMGQRLKQILKQKKIKIVDFAYMAGFTNQIAHYHLRKSDMKRSTLEKFCNLIGITTEEFYDWNSTVLVNKGDTVTIHHGQRLSSIIAEKGLNKSRLAKRLDMSRRTMYNLFEKEVFAPEELLLVVNALEMTQENFLNPGLFDEPKRVDHDELLAAREKYYKLLEEHNQLLKNHAALKDALEMVKKDVAILRKQLRSKK; the protein is encoded by the coding sequence ATGCAGAGCAGACTAATACATATGGGTCAGCGGCTAAAGCAGATACTAAAACAGAAGAAGATCAAAATTGTGGATTTTGCTTACATGGCTGGTTTTACCAATCAAATCGCCCATTATCACCTTCGTAAAAGCGACATGAAGCGAAGCACCCTGGAAAAGTTCTGCAACCTGATAGGCATTACCACAGAAGAGTTTTATGACTGGAACAGTACCGTGCTGGTAAACAAGGGCGATACAGTAACTATCCATCATGGGCAACGGCTGTCTTCCATAATTGCTGAAAAAGGCCTTAACAAAAGCAGACTGGCTAAAAGACTGGACATGAGCCGGCGCACTATGTATAACCTCTTTGAAAAAGAAGTATTTGCTCCGGAAGAACTGCTCCTTGTGGTGAATGCCCTGGAAATGACCCAGGAAAACTTCTTAAACCCGGGGTTATTCGACGAACCTAAACGGGTAGACCATGATGAGCTCCTTGCTGCGCGTGAAAAATATTATAAACTCCTGGAAGAGCATAATCAATTGTTAAAGAATCATGCGGCCCTGAAAGACGCTCTCGAAATGGTGAAAAAAGATGTGGCCATCTTGCGTAAACAGCTTAGAAGTAAAAAATAA
- a CDS encoding M16 family metallopeptidase, with the protein MNIIKSTVLLLLGVGSLQIAAAQRKYEWKEASSGGYTYRYVTNDPMKSRIYKLKNGLTVMLSVNKKDPRIQTLIGTRAGSNNDPKDHTGLAHYLEHLLFKGTQKFGSLDWAKEKPYIDQIEGLYDTYNKTTDPAARKAVYRQIDSVSGIAAKYAIANEYDKMMSGMGAQNTNAHTWTEETIYQEDIPSNAIDKYLAVQAERFRDPVFRLFHTELEAVYEEKNRGLDNDGRRVYETLLALMFPTHNYGQQSTIGTVEHLKNPNLRVIRDFYNEYYVPNNMAITMAGDFDPDYVIKAIDNSFSYMKARPVKEYKPAPEAPIKAPIVKDVLGPDAESVDLAFRMPGALDTRSSVLLSVVSQILTNGKAGLLDLNINKQQKVLGAGASLLSWKDYAILSLSGKAKQGQSLEEVKDLLLGQLEILKKGEFDATLVKAIVNNAKLGELQGLESNENRANALMDAFIKSKGDNWLNDVGYVDEMGKVTKQQIIDFAKKYLDNNYVLIYKRKGEDKNIEKVEKPAITAVEVNREAQSPFLAAIAAMPATPVQPQWLDYNKDIQKVNVGNTEMLYAQNKDNGLFRLYYYFDMGSWNNQKLPLAAQYLQYLGTDKYTSEQISKEFYNIACNFSVSSSSENSVISISGLQENFDQAVKLFEHLLANCKPNEEALAALKGRIQKSRTDSKLNKGAIMKGLVNYAMYGSKNPYNNQMSQAELEALSAQELTDILHSLPSYKHRIIYYGPKSMEVAAAEVKKLHAIPASFKEAPAAIKFEKNSQSQNQVLFADYDMVQSEVNWVRNNGVYNPDNTATIGLFNAYFGGGMGSIVFQTIRESKALAYSTYAQYASPAKKGERYSTVAYVGCQADKMNEAIAGMNELLNTIPEADQLLETAKQGMRQDIETERITQDGVIFSYLAAQKLGLNNDIRKQVYDNINKLSFADVKKFHDENLANKPYTYCILASEKKISNDDLKKIGSVKKLSLEELFGY; encoded by the coding sequence ATGAACATCATTAAAAGCACTGTTTTACTATTATTGGGCGTCGGCTCGCTGCAAATAGCAGCGGCCCAGCGCAAGTATGAGTGGAAAGAAGCCAGCTCCGGAGGGTATACCTACCGATACGTTACCAATGACCCCATGAAATCACGTATCTATAAACTGAAGAATGGGCTGACCGTGATGCTGAGCGTAAATAAAAAAGATCCACGTATCCAGACATTAATAGGTACCCGCGCAGGGAGTAACAACGATCCTAAAGATCATACCGGTCTGGCGCATTACCTGGAACACCTGCTGTTTAAAGGCACGCAAAAGTTTGGCTCATTAGACTGGGCAAAAGAAAAGCCTTATATCGACCAGATAGAAGGGCTGTATGACACCTACAACAAAACTACTGATCCGGCTGCCCGCAAAGCGGTATATCGCCAGATTGACAGCGTTTCGGGCATTGCCGCCAAATACGCTATCGCCAACGAATATGATAAAATGATGTCGGGCATGGGAGCGCAGAATACCAATGCGCACACCTGGACAGAAGAAACCATTTACCAGGAAGATATTCCTTCCAATGCCATTGATAAATACCTGGCCGTACAGGCAGAACGTTTCCGTGATCCGGTATTCCGCCTGTTCCATACAGAGCTGGAAGCCGTTTATGAAGAAAAGAACAGAGGGTTGGATAATGATGGCCGCAGGGTGTATGAAACCTTGCTGGCCCTGATGTTCCCCACACATAACTACGGACAGCAATCTACCATCGGTACCGTAGAACACCTGAAAAACCCTAATCTGAGGGTGATCCGTGATTTCTACAACGAATATTATGTACCTAATAACATGGCTATTACTATGGCCGGTGATTTTGATCCTGACTATGTTATCAAAGCTATTGATAACAGCTTCTCTTACATGAAAGCGCGGCCTGTAAAGGAATACAAGCCAGCTCCGGAAGCACCTATCAAAGCGCCTATCGTAAAAGATGTGTTAGGCCCTGATGCAGAGAGCGTAGACCTGGCTTTCAGAATGCCAGGTGCACTGGATACCAGATCATCTGTATTGCTGAGTGTGGTTTCACAGATATTGACCAATGGAAAAGCAGGATTGCTGGACCTGAATATCAATAAACAGCAGAAAGTACTGGGCGCTGGTGCCAGCCTGCTGAGCTGGAAAGACTATGCGATCCTGTCATTAAGTGGTAAAGCTAAACAAGGCCAGAGCCTGGAAGAAGTAAAAGACCTGCTGCTGGGCCAGCTGGAGATCCTGAAAAAAGGAGAGTTTGATGCTACCCTGGTAAAAGCGATTGTGAACAATGCCAAACTGGGTGAACTGCAGGGTTTGGAAAGCAATGAAAACCGAGCGAATGCCCTGATGGACGCATTTATCAAAAGTAAAGGCGACAACTGGCTGAATGATGTGGGATATGTAGATGAAATGGGTAAGGTTACCAAACAGCAAATCATTGATTTTGCTAAAAAGTACCTGGACAATAATTATGTGTTGATCTACAAGCGTAAAGGAGAAGATAAAAACATCGAAAAAGTAGAGAAGCCAGCGATCACTGCTGTAGAAGTTAACCGTGAAGCACAGTCGCCCTTCCTGGCAGCCATCGCTGCTATGCCTGCTACACCCGTACAACCACAATGGCTGGATTATAACAAGGACATCCAGAAAGTCAATGTAGGCAATACAGAGATGCTGTATGCGCAGAATAAAGACAATGGCTTGTTCCGTTTGTACTATTATTTTGACATGGGTAGCTGGAACAACCAGAAATTGCCTTTAGCAGCACAATACCTGCAATACCTGGGCACAGATAAATACACTTCTGAACAGATCAGTAAAGAGTTTTACAATATTGCCTGCAATTTCAGTGTATCTTCTTCTTCTGAAAACTCCGTGATCAGCATTTCCGGCTTACAGGAAAATTTTGATCAGGCAGTAAAACTGTTTGAACACCTGCTTGCTAACTGCAAACCTAATGAAGAAGCGCTGGCTGCTTTAAAAGGACGTATCCAGAAATCACGTACTGATAGCAAGCTCAACAAAGGTGCTATTATGAAAGGGCTGGTAAACTATGCGATGTATGGCAGCAAAAATCCTTACAACAATCAGATGAGCCAGGCTGAGCTGGAAGCATTGTCTGCACAGGAGCTGACAGATATTTTGCACTCCCTGCCTTCCTATAAGCACCGTATCATTTACTACGGGCCTAAATCAATGGAAGTAGCAGCCGCTGAGGTGAAAAAATTGCATGCTATACCTGCCAGCTTCAAAGAAGCACCTGCTGCTATCAAATTTGAGAAAAACAGCCAATCCCAGAATCAGGTATTATTTGCAGACTACGACATGGTACAGTCTGAAGTAAACTGGGTAAGGAATAATGGTGTATACAATCCGGACAATACCGCTACCATAGGTTTGTTCAACGCTTACTTTGGCGGAGGTATGGGATCTATTGTATTCCAGACTATCCGTGAATCCAAAGCACTCGCTTACTCTACCTATGCACAATATGCTTCCCCTGCCAAAAAAGGAGAACGTTATTCTACAGTAGCTTACGTAGGCTGCCAGGCAGATAAGATGAACGAAGCTATTGCCGGTATGAATGAACTGCTGAATACCATTCCGGAAGCAGACCAGTTGCTGGAAACAGCTAAACAAGGCATGCGCCAGGATATTGAAACAGAACGTATTACACAGGATGGTGTTATTTTCAGTTACCTGGCAGCGCAAAAGCTGGGGCTGAATAATGATATCCGCAAACAAGTGTATGATAACATCAACAAACTATCATTTGCTGATGTGAAAAAATTCCATGATGAAAATCTGGCCAACAAACCATACACTTATTGTATCCTTGCTTCTGAAAAGAAGATCAGCAATGATGACCTGAAGAAGATCGGTAGTGTGAAAAAGCTGTCGCTCGAAGAGCTGTTTGGATACTAA
- a CDS encoding anti-sigma factor family protein, whose translation MSANINISNYESYLLSFVDGELNAEEIAALELFMQKNPGIREELALLNAAKITPDTALVFDNKANLYRGASALSLDNYEEYLLSYVDHELTATEAAAVERFLEQHPQKRQELAWLQATRQQPDLSLQFENKAVLYRHTAKTRKIQPGIWWGAAAAVVAGLVIWLVPFNQKATTPPPAIATTTPTTPSMVQTVPAPAIVVSPEDSKALDVTETPAIAQTTPAPIKTEETPYRAAAKKAGVKPATAPVVTAPDVAANNTNIPAAVPVPEKQEAAPVLAKLAPPRNTSREVIEGRLEENKAGNVTVANTVKDPVLATSTPIERTEKVEQPPAAAPAQVQGELIASVSGSDSKLLDKVTNVAKLFSKRKR comes from the coding sequence TTGTCTGCTAACATCAACATATCAAATTACGAATCCTACCTGCTAAGCTTTGTAGATGGAGAGCTAAATGCCGAAGAAATAGCGGCATTGGAGCTGTTTATGCAAAAAAATCCAGGTATCAGGGAAGAGCTGGCGTTGTTGAATGCCGCGAAGATAACCCCTGATACGGCATTGGTGTTTGATAATAAAGCCAACCTGTACCGTGGTGCTTCGGCTTTAAGCCTGGATAATTATGAGGAGTACCTGCTTAGCTATGTAGATCATGAGCTGACTGCTACAGAAGCAGCAGCGGTGGAGCGTTTCCTGGAGCAGCATCCACAAAAGCGGCAGGAGCTGGCCTGGTTGCAGGCTACCCGTCAGCAGCCGGATTTATCACTGCAATTTGAGAATAAGGCAGTGCTTTATCGGCATACCGCCAAAACCCGTAAAATACAACCGGGTATCTGGTGGGGAGCAGCTGCTGCAGTAGTGGCGGGACTGGTCATATGGCTGGTACCGTTTAATCAAAAAGCCACCACGCCTCCTCCTGCAATAGCTACCACTACACCCACTACGCCGTCGATGGTACAAACAGTACCTGCCCCGGCAATTGTGGTAAGCCCCGAAGACAGCAAAGCACTGGACGTAACGGAAACTCCGGCGATTGCACAAACAACCCCGGCACCCATAAAAACGGAGGAAACCCCTTATAGAGCGGCGGCGAAAAAAGCAGGAGTAAAACCCGCAACTGCACCTGTGGTAACGGCACCTGATGTGGCAGCCAATAACACGAATATTCCGGCGGCTGTTCCTGTACCGGAAAAGCAGGAGGCGGCACCTGTGCTGGCAAAACTAGCTCCTCCCCGGAATACTTCCAGGGAAGTGATAGAGGGCAGACTGGAGGAAAATAAGGCAGGTAATGTGACAGTTGCCAATACGGTAAAAGACCCTGTGCTGGCTACTTCAACACCTATTGAGCGGACAGAAAAGGTAGAACAGCCCCCAGCAGCGGCTCCGGCTCAGGTGCAGGGTGAGCTGATTGCATCTGTAAGCGGTAGTGATAGCAAGTTACTGGATAAGGTAACCAATGTGGCCAAGTTATTTTCAAAGCGAAAAAGATAA
- the acs gene encoding acetate--CoA ligase yields the protein MSYPYKIKSFEEYQEAYKQSVIDPEGFWANVADHFYWRRKWDKVLEWNFKDPEVKWFIGGKMNITENCLDRHLGTLGNTPAIIWEPNDPEEHHRIITYRDLYNKVCQFANVLKNNGVKKGDRVCIYMGMIPELAIAVLACARIGAIHSVVFGGFSAQSIADRIQDAQCNLVITCDGAFRGNKDIPLKSVIDDALMACPSVKKVIVCTRTRTPVSMLKGRDSWWEDEIKQVETMGNPPCPAEEMDAEDELFILYTSGSTGKPKGVVHTCAGYMVYANYTFVNTFQYQAGEVFFCTADIGWITGHSYIVYGPLSAGGTTLMFEGVPTWPDAGRLWEIVDKYRVDTLYTAPTAIRSLMSFGLGPVNHKDLSSLKKLGSVGEPINEEAWHWFKDNIGKGKCPIVDTWWQTETGGIMITPLAGITKEKPGYATLPLPGIQPILVDENGKEVEGNGVNGNLCIKFPWPGMLRTTYGDHERCRKTYFSTYDNLYFTGDGCLRDEDGYYRITGRVDDVLNVSGHRIGTAEVENAINMHAGVVESAVVGFPHDIKGQGIYAYVISEKLTHEPELTKKDIAQTVARIIGPIAKPDKIQFVSGLPKTRSGKIMRRILRKIAEGDLDNLGDTSTLLDPAVVEEIKRGKI from the coding sequence ATGTCGTATCCGTACAAGATCAAAAGCTTTGAAGAGTACCAGGAAGCTTACAAACAGAGTGTGATAGACCCGGAAGGATTCTGGGCCAACGTAGCCGATCATTTCTATTGGCGGCGTAAATGGGATAAGGTGCTGGAGTGGAATTTTAAAGATCCTGAGGTGAAATGGTTCATTGGTGGCAAAATGAACATCACAGAAAATTGTCTTGACCGGCATTTAGGTACATTAGGTAATACACCTGCCATTATATGGGAACCCAATGATCCGGAAGAGCATCACCGTATTATTACTTACCGTGATCTGTATAATAAGGTGTGTCAGTTTGCCAACGTATTAAAAAACAATGGTGTTAAAAAAGGTGACCGTGTTTGTATATATATGGGCATGATCCCTGAACTGGCCATTGCAGTGCTGGCCTGCGCACGTATTGGTGCTATCCATTCCGTAGTATTTGGCGGTTTCAGTGCGCAATCTATTGCCGACAGGATTCAGGATGCACAATGCAACCTCGTAATTACCTGCGACGGTGCTTTCCGTGGCAACAAGGACATTCCATTAAAATCTGTGATTGATGATGCCCTGATGGCTTGCCCTTCTGTTAAAAAAGTAATCGTGTGTACCCGCACCCGCACCCCGGTAAGTATGCTTAAAGGCAGAGATTCCTGGTGGGAAGATGAAATCAAGCAGGTGGAAACAATGGGTAACCCTCCCTGCCCGGCTGAAGAAATGGACGCGGAAGATGAACTATTCATCCTGTACACATCCGGCTCTACCGGCAAACCTAAAGGGGTAGTACATACCTGTGCGGGTTATATGGTATACGCCAACTATACTTTTGTAAACACCTTCCAATATCAGGCTGGTGAAGTATTCTTCTGTACTGCCGATATCGGCTGGATCACTGGTCATAGTTATATCGTATATGGTCCGTTAAGTGCTGGTGGCACCACCCTTATGTTTGAAGGGGTACCAACCTGGCCTGATGCCGGCCGCCTCTGGGAAATAGTAGATAAATACCGGGTAGATACCTTATATACTGCTCCAACGGCTATACGCAGCCTGATGAGCTTTGGCCTGGGCCCCGTAAATCATAAAGACCTCAGCTCTCTGAAAAAACTGGGCAGCGTGGGCGAACCTATTAATGAAGAGGCCTGGCACTGGTTTAAAGATAATATCGGTAAAGGCAAATGCCCGATTGTAGATACCTGGTGGCAAACAGAAACCGGTGGTATCATGATTACCCCGCTGGCTGGTATTACCAAGGAAAAACCTGGTTATGCTACTTTACCTCTGCCTGGCATACAGCCTATCCTGGTAGATGAAAATGGGAAAGAAGTAGAAGGCAATGGCGTGAATGGCAATCTGTGTATTAAATTCCCATGGCCTGGTATGCTACGCACCACCTATGGTGACCATGAACGCTGCCGCAAAACTTACTTCTCTACTTATGACAACCTCTACTTCACCGGAGATGGTTGCTTAAGAGATGAGGATGGTTACTACAGAATCACCGGCCGTGTAGACGATGTATTGAATGTGAGTGGTCACCGCATTGGTACTGCTGAAGTGGAAAACGCGATCAACATGCATGCCGGTGTAGTGGAAAGTGCCGTAGTAGGATTTCCGCACGACATCAAAGGCCAGGGTATTTATGCCTATGTGATCAGTGAAAAACTGACGCATGAACCTGAGCTCACCAAAAAAGATATCGCGCAAACCGTAGCCCGCATTATAGGCCCGATTGCCAAACCAGACAAGATCCAGTTTGTAAGCGGCTTGCCTAAAACACGTTCCGGTAAAATCATGCGCCGGATCCTGCGCAAGATCGCAGAAGGTGACCTGGACAACCTGGGCGACACCTCTACCCTGCTGGATCCTGCTGTGGTAGAAGAAATCAAACGAGGAAAAATATAA
- a CDS encoding outer membrane beta-barrel protein, which translates to MLLMLGGWWANAQVPPDTIQIKGLIIIKGKNEKGRNSYKFYNDTAYTSHKLKKNLQTKWLVFDVGFNNYIDRSDYSGASYVAYYPTQSNGYLGGSSPTVMEKGAYDYTAIGLNTLAPRQGSEPLTPSEFKLITGKSVNINIWLFMQRLNIAKHKFNLLYALGLEMNNYRYARNITYQPGYPTKIVRDSIEFSKNKLFASYLTVPVMLNFNSNPYHPGRSFELSLGVTGGYLMKSRTKQISAERGKVRRADDFNLNKWRFGLATEVGYGPVKLYGNFALTPLHDYGLEQYPFSIGFRFNGF; encoded by the coding sequence ATGTTACTGATGTTAGGAGGATGGTGGGCAAATGCGCAGGTGCCTCCTGATACTATTCAGATCAAAGGGCTGATCATCATAAAAGGCAAGAACGAAAAAGGCAGAAACAGTTATAAATTTTATAACGATACGGCCTATACCAGCCATAAGCTGAAGAAGAACCTGCAAACCAAGTGGCTGGTATTTGATGTGGGCTTTAATAATTATATCGACCGCAGCGACTATAGCGGAGCTAGTTATGTAGCGTATTATCCTACCCAGAGTAATGGCTACCTGGGCGGTTCCAGTCCTACTGTCATGGAAAAGGGAGCCTATGATTACACCGCTATCGGGTTAAATACCCTGGCGCCCCGTCAGGGCAGCGAACCATTAACTCCTTCGGAATTTAAACTCATTACCGGAAAATCTGTTAATATAAATATATGGTTGTTTATGCAGCGGTTAAACATAGCTAAGCATAAGTTTAACTTGTTATATGCGCTGGGTCTGGAAATGAATAACTACAGGTATGCACGTAATATTACGTATCAGCCGGGTTATCCTACCAAGATTGTCAGGGATTCCATTGAGTTTTCCAAGAATAAGTTATTTGCATCTTACCTCACCGTACCAGTGATGCTGAACTTTAACTCTAATCCTTACCACCCTGGCCGTTCATTTGAGTTGAGCCTGGGCGTGACGGGAGGTTATCTGATGAAATCCCGTACGAAACAAATCAGTGCAGAGCGGGGAAAGGTGAGACGGGCGGATGATTTTAATCTGAATAAATGGCGCTTTGGCCTTGCTACGGAAGTAGGCTACGGACCAGTTAAACTATATGGAAATTTTGCATTGACCCCGCTTCATGACTACGGATTAGAGCAATACCCCTTTTCAATAGGGTTCCGGTTTAACGGCTTTTAA
- a CDS encoding DeoR/GlpR family DNA-binding transcription regulator produces the protein MLKEERLDYILKKLQTDQKVLQAELSTDLRVSEDTVRRDLEELAQSGFLIKVRGGAIPHSPNPYSFKERIGYHEDDKRNMALKALTLLHDGQTIILDGGTSTYTLVKLFPVNLRLTVITNSVPIAVQLLDHPNIEVILTGGRVFKNSQVTGGMDTIRMFQKVRADICFLGVCSLHTTAGVTGLDLEEAEVKSCMVQAANKVVALATNDKMGTAEPFKVCDITLLDTIITDNPGHVSLQPYAKLGINII, from the coding sequence ATGTTAAAAGAAGAGCGGCTGGATTATATTCTGAAGAAGTTGCAAACAGATCAAAAAGTGCTACAGGCGGAACTGAGCACAGATTTGCGGGTATCTGAGGATACCGTACGCCGGGATCTGGAAGAGCTGGCACAAAGTGGCTTTTTAATAAAAGTGAGGGGAGGAGCTATTCCGCATTCCCCCAACCCCTATTCTTTCAAAGAGCGTATTGGATATCATGAAGACGATAAGCGGAATATGGCATTGAAGGCGCTGACGTTGCTGCATGATGGCCAAACCATCATACTGGACGGAGGTACTTCTACCTATACCCTGGTAAAGTTGTTTCCGGTCAACCTGCGGTTAACAGTTATTACCAACAGTGTGCCTATAGCGGTGCAGCTGCTGGACCATCCCAATATAGAAGTCATCCTGACCGGCGGCCGGGTGTTTAAGAATTCCCAGGTAACCGGTGGGATGGATACGATCCGTATGTTCCAGAAAGTAAGAGCCGACATATGTTTTCTGGGCGTATGCAGTTTGCACACCACTGCCGGTGTAACCGGGCTGGATCTGGAAGAAGCAGAGGTAAAAAGCTGCATGGTTCAGGCTGCCAATAAGGTGGTTGCACTGGCTACCAATGATAAAATGGGTACTGCAGAGCCTTTTAAGGTATGTGACATTACCTTGCTCGATACTATTATTACTGACAACCCAGGGCATGTATCCTTACAGCCTTATGCCAAACTGGGGATAAACATTATTTAA
- a CDS encoding 5' nucleotidase, NT5C type: MARIAIDMDGVMADLTQHYINWYAERYGVTVARESLHGIPETTGFPQEGVVKQFLYTPGFFRTAPVMPGSQEVIKALSEQHEVFIVSAATEFPQSLSEKQEWLGEHFPFITWRNIVFCGLKTIVDADYMIDDYDKNLRYFKGEKLLFTAPHNMLLEDYTRVNTWEEVAKYFSLVPATTSPAV, from the coding sequence ATGGCAAGAATAGCAATAGATATGGACGGGGTAATGGCTGATCTTACCCAACATTATATTAACTGGTATGCTGAACGATACGGCGTAACCGTAGCCAGGGAATCCCTGCATGGCATACCGGAAACTACCGGCTTCCCACAGGAAGGCGTGGTAAAGCAGTTTTTATATACCCCCGGATTTTTCAGGACAGCTCCTGTTATGCCCGGAAGCCAGGAGGTGATCAAAGCGCTCAGCGAACAGCACGAAGTGTTTATCGTATCTGCCGCCACTGAATTCCCACAATCCCTTTCAGAAAAGCAGGAATGGCTGGGAGAACACTTCCCTTTTATCACCTGGCGCAATATTGTTTTCTGCGGACTCAAAACAATTGTAGACGCTGATTATATGATCGATGACTACGATAAGAACCTCCGCTATTTTAAAGGAGAAAAGCTGCTGTTTACCGCACCACACAATATGCTCCTGGAAGATTATACCCGCGTAAATACCTGGGAAGAGGTAGCAAAATACTTTAGCCTGGTACCTGCGACCACCTCTCCGGCTGTTTAA
- a CDS encoding L,D-transpeptidase family protein, with protein MYRNCYWLVLFALIPLSGFNTKSDLYNVKLRAASIDVDKVFLLIDKSDYRLYLYEDVTLRKIYKVVFGSRDQSDKLVQGDRRTPEGTFRILSKRVDNRWSRFLLLDYPNENSRAKFQHYLAAGKVTANADMGGGIGIHGVEYGSGIRDNYVDSRINWTLGCISMKNADVNELYDILKVGTPVVIRR; from the coding sequence ATGTATCGTAATTGTTATTGGCTAGTGTTATTTGCGCTGATTCCGTTATCTGGTTTTAATACTAAAAGCGACCTGTATAACGTAAAGCTACGTGCTGCATCTATTGATGTTGACAAAGTTTTTTTGCTGATAGATAAAAGTGATTACCGGCTGTATTTATATGAAGATGTGACGCTCCGTAAAATTTATAAAGTAGTATTCGGCAGCCGGGATCAATCGGATAAGCTGGTGCAGGGAGATCGTCGTACTCCGGAGGGTACTTTCCGCATTTTGAGTAAACGGGTGGATAACCGCTGGAGCAGGTTTTTGTTGCTAGATTACCCCAATGAAAATTCCCGTGCAAAATTTCAACACTACCTGGCTGCTGGTAAAGTGACTGCTAATGCAGATATGGGTGGAGGTATCGGTATTCATGGTGTAGAGTATGGTTCCGGTATCCGAGATAATTATGTAGATAGCCGGATCAACTGGACGCTGGGTTGTATCAGTATGAAAAATGCAGATGTAAATGAGTTGTATGATATACTGAAGGTGGGCACGCCTGTAGTGATACGCCGGTGA
- a CDS encoding alpha/beta hydrolase: protein MKVLKRIGWICLSLFVLLNIIGAFHAYKFTHFYPDNTHANKRPEQMSTWEKTRMILFGIRISKPVVKNFPDVPYETIALHTSGHLKLEGWWIPATQPRGTVILFHGYMGNKGAQLSEAAYFRALGYNTFLLDFRAHGNSDGFTTSIGFKEAEDVWLAYDFVHRQKAQQHIILWGMSMGAAAILKAVPEYQLQPEKIILESPFATLTDAVKGRMRAVHLPGTPLAQLLTFWGGMELGFSGFDYAPEAYAQKIKAPVLLCWGKQDTRVIEAETQAIYQHLGSPDKTLLIFPDAGHESFCQHDPQKWQTAIRHFLGVATSQP, encoded by the coding sequence ATGAAAGTGTTAAAACGGATAGGTTGGATTTGTTTGTCCCTCTTTGTACTACTCAATATTATCGGTGCCTTTCACGCCTATAAGTTTACCCACTTTTACCCCGACAACACACACGCCAACAAGCGCCCGGAACAAATGAGCACCTGGGAAAAAACAAGGATGATCCTCTTTGGTATCCGGATTTCAAAACCTGTGGTAAAAAACTTTCCGGATGTGCCTTATGAAACGATTGCACTGCACACCTCCGGTCACCTTAAGCTGGAAGGCTGGTGGATCCCCGCAACACAACCCAGGGGTACCGTCATCCTGTTTCATGGCTATATGGGTAATAAAGGAGCGCAATTGTCCGAGGCTGCATATTTCCGGGCTTTAGGCTACAATACCTTTTTACTGGATTTCCGGGCACATGGCAATAGTGATGGCTTCACTACCAGTATAGGCTTTAAGGAAGCGGAAGATGTATGGCTGGCGTATGATTTCGTGCACCGGCAAAAGGCGCAACAACACATTATCCTGTGGGGTATGAGTATGGGTGCTGCAGCTATTTTAAAAGCAGTACCGGAATATCAGCTGCAACCGGAGAAAATAATCCTGGAAAGCCCGTTTGCTACGCTTACAGATGCCGTAAAAGGTAGAATGCGGGCAGTACATTTACCTGGTACTCCGCTTGCACAGCTCCTCACTTTCTGGGGAGGTATGGAACTGGGATTTTCCGGATTTGATTATGCTCCGGAAGCATATGCCCAAAAGATAAAAGCACCGGTGCTCCTCTGCTGGGGCAAGCAGGATACCCGGGTTATAGAAGCGGAAACGCAGGCGATCTACCAGCACCTTGGCAGCCCAGACAAAACACTGCTCATCTTCCCGGATGCCGGACATGAATCTTTTTGTCAACATGATCCACAAAAATGGCAAACGGCCATCCGTCATTTTCTGGGTGTGGCCACCAGCCAACCCTAA